A region from the Xenopus laevis strain J_2021 chromosome 4S, Xenopus_laevis_v10.1, whole genome shotgun sequence genome encodes:
- the pde12.S gene encoding 2',5'-phosphodiesterase 12: protein MGTRVRALLGKLLVRAMGEAAGGSGGQEAAINRAVVRAVPEEPKLSISLEVGGSRRNLQREQKEPLGRALARLAASAAKGQGKGKRGRKEAQEERVPVCLSYEGREVPEEEPNGSAWREGSVLSVGSARYLVERNPPAVLELELPRVVLVGAPLCPRLRLEFGRPDTSRFEWSRRKERDWEQVGTGRVFTPGEAELGHGLKVRAVPGDGERWGLAVEAEVEGLVEAGPGHYLCDARLRQTESRAGAGTFRTVSYNILADVYARTELSRDVLYPYCPARALGAQYRHNLLRRELSGYRADVLCLQEAERDVFKGALGPVLEELGMEGRYLEKQRQHEGLATFYSRDRFRLLGQHDISLSEGLLSDPRLSDLRERLSLYREAREKLLKRSSVLQVLVLESIEDPSRRICVANTHLYFHPKGGNIRLLQVAVALAHLGHVANELYGGIPVVFCGDFNSLPDTGLHRFIKGGAVGEDDEDWTSNGEEERCNMALTHPFKLTSACGEPAYTNYIGEFHGCLDYIFIDSARLAVERIIPLPTHQEVTKYRALPSIEHPSDHMALVCDLKWT, encoded by the exons ATGGGGACACGAGTCCGGGCGCTGCTGGGGAAGCTACTGGTTCGGGCTATGGGGGAAGCTGCAGGTGGGAGCGGGGGACAGGAGGCCGCTATAAATCGGGCAGTGGTACGAGCTGTCCCCGAGGAGCCGAAGCTGAGCATCTCCCTGGAGGTCGGTGGGAGCCGGCGGAACCTGCAGCGGGAGCAGAAGGAGCCCCTGGGCCGGGCATTAGCGCGTCTCGCCGCCTCTGCAGCCAAAGGTCAGGGCAAAGGCAAGAGAGGCCGGAAGGAGGCGCAGGAGGAGCGGGTCCCCGTGTGTCTCAGTTATGAGGGGCGGGAGGTGCCGGAGGAGGAGCCCAATGGATCAGCCTGGCGGGAGGGCTCGGTGCTGAGTGTGGGTTCGGCCCGGTACCTGGTGGAGCGGAATCCCCCGGCAGTTTTGGAGCTGGAGCTTCCCCGGGTGGTTCTGGTTGGTGCCCCGCTCTGTCCCCGGCTGCGCTTGGAGTTCGGCCGGCCGGACACGTCCCGGTTCGAGTGGTCGAGGCGGAAGGAGCGGGACTGGGAGCAGGTCGGTACCGGGCGGGTGTTCACTCCGGGGGAGGCGGAACTGGGTCACGGCCTGAAGGTGCGGGCGGTGCCGGGAGACGGAGAACGTTGGGGCCTCGCGGTGGAGGCGGAAGTGGAGGGTCTGGTGGAGGCGGGGCCGGGACATTACCTGTGTGACGCGCGCTTACGTCAGACTGAGTCACGTGCGGGGGCGGGGACATTCCGGACAGTGTCCTACAACATTCTGGCCGATGTCTATGCGCGGACCGAGCTCTCCCGGGATGTTCTCTACCCCTACTGCCCCGCCCGGGCCCTGGGAGCCCAATACCGACACAACCTGCTGCGGAGGGAACTGAGCGGGTACCGGGCCGATGTGCTGTGTCTGCAGGAGGCGGAGAGGGACGTGTTTAAGGGGGCGCTGGGGCCGGTGCTGGAGGAGCTGGGGATGGAGGGTCGTTACCTGGAGAAGCAGCGACAACACGAGGGACTCGCCACCTTCTACAGCCGCGACCGCTTCCGCCTGTTGGGCCAACACGACATCTCCCTGTCCGAGGGGCTTCTGAGCGACCCCCGACTCTCCGACCTGCGCGAGCGACTGTCGCTTTACAGAGAGGCCCGAGAGAAGCTTCTGAAGAGATCGTCAGTCTTACAG GTCCTGGTCCTTGAGTCTATAGAGGATCCTTCTAGAAGAATCTGTGTGGCCAATACTCACCTGTATTTCCATCCGAAAG GAGGCAACATTCGACTCCTCCAAGTGGCCGTGGCTCTGGCGCATCTTGGGCACGTGGCCAATGAGCTGTACGGGGGGATCCCGGTGGTGTTTTGTGGAGATTTTAACAGCCTGCCCGACACGGGGCTGCACCGCTTTATCAAGGGCGGGGCTGTGGGCGAGGATGATGAAGACTGGACGTCCAATGGGGAGGAGGAACGGTGCAACATGGCGCTTACCCACCCGTTCAAACTCACCAGCGCTTGTGGGGAACCCGCGTACACCAACTACATCGGTGAGTTCCACGGCTGCCTGGACTATATATTCATTGACTCCGCCCGTTTAGCGGTGGAACGGATCATTCCACTTCCCACTCACCAGGAAGTCACCAAGTATCGGGCTCTGCCGAGCATTGAGCACCCGTCAGATCACATGGCGCTTGTGTGTGACTTAAAGTGGACGTAG